The genomic region GCATGGGCAACGCCAGATCAGATCGCACACGCAGTGCTCTTCCTGTCCTCGCGACTGGCCGACTACGTGCACGGGATCAACTTGCCGGTGGACGGTGGGTACTTGGCGGCCGGCCCGGCCTGATAGCAGGTCAAACACACGTCACTTGCACTGCCAATACAGGAGATAACGCGATGCCAACCCTGGCCGTCCGGGCCTACACCGATTCTCTGTCCTACGAGCGAGGCCAGACCGTCAGCGTGCACGTGAGCGCTGATGCGCCAGTCGACATCCGACTGATTCGCCTGCAAAGCTCCAGCGCATCCGACACCAGCCTGGACCATAACGTCGACTGGCAGCACGCGGGCCGCTATCCGGCCTCTCTCCAACAGACGTGTGTCGGTTCCTTCTTGCTTGGCGAGCTGAGCCGCCTGGCACCGCCGAGCAGTGGAGCAGTCACGTTGGGCGCATTCGTCTGGTCCGCGAACCATTCATCGGAGCCGGTGCAGACCCTGCTCTCTCTGTCTGGGGGCCCAGCACTTCGCCTCCATCACGGCCACGTGGCGCTCGTCGACGCCGACGACACTCTTCTCGTACAAGGCCCCCGGCTCGCCGATCACCAATGGCACCTGGTGATGGCAACACTCACTCCGACCGAGGCCCGCATTGTCGTCACACCAGAAGATCCTCTGCGGGGCGTCGACGCGAACGCCACGGCCAGTTATGCGCCCGGCCATATCCCACTCACAGGACCGGTTACCGTCGGCGCCCGCCAAGGCCGCGCGGTGGTCACCGCACCCGGAGGCGCCTGGGGGCTCGCCGTCGAAAGTTTCAACGGCAAGTTGGAAGATCCATTCGTCAGCACTGCCGCCCTGCAGGAAACCGACGCAAAGGCGCTGGTGCGTGGCGACATCAGCATCGAGCAGCTGGAACTGGTAGCGGGATGGCGACTGTCCTTCCAACACGGCGACGATCCCGCGGTGGCCACCGCCCTGGCACCAGGTCAAAGGCCCGGGGTGCTCGTCAACGGGCCGGGCCGCGGTGTCACGGGTAGACACTTCACCGGCCGTAGCCTCGATTTCACGGCGTCACCCGGCGAGTACGCCGCCGTGCACTTCCACAGCACCGACCTGTTCGACGCCGGGTGGGACAGCGTGCTGACCGCCGACCTACCCGAGGACCTAGCCAGCGGCGTGTACGCGATCGTCGTCGAGAACGACCACGGCAGCGACACGGTGCCGATCACTGTGGTCCCGCGGCCCACCGACCCCCGCAACAAGGTACTGGTCGTACTGCCCACGTTCACCTACCTCGCCTACGCGAACGAGACCCTGTTCAACGGACTCGACTCCAGCGCCATGACCGACAAACACGTCGCCATCGAGGAGGCCGACCTGGCGCACGTCGGCGACGCATCGTTCGGGCTGTCGATGTACGACACCCACCCAGACGGCAGCGGCGTCATGCTGTCCTCGGCACGCCGACACATCGTGAACATGCGCCGCGGCTACCGAATGTGGCTCATTGATGCCGGCCGGTCGTTCTCGTCGGACATGTACCTCATCGAGTGGCTCGCTCGACGCGGCATCGACGCCGACGTCATCACCGACCTCGAAGTCCACGAACGCGGCGCCGATTACCTCGAGCCCTACGCTGCGGTGATCTCCGGCTCGCACCCCGAATACACCTCCGAGGAGATGCTCGACGCACTCACCGACTATCGCGACAACGGCGGAGGACTTCTCTATCTCGGCGGTAACGGATGGTACTGGGTCACAGGCGTTCTCAGCACCAGCCCGCTCACAGTCGAGATTCGGCGCGGGCACGCAGGTATCCGCTGCTGGGAGTCATATCCGGGTGAGATCACGCTGATGTCGACCGGCTTACCAGGCGGATTATGGCGACACCGCGGCCGCGCACCGCAAGAACTGGCCGGTGTCGGATTCGCAGCCCAGGGCTGGGGTCGATCCGAACCCTATTACCTCTCTAATGCAGCCGCAGATCCCGCATGGGCATGGATTCTCGACGGCGTGCAGGAAGATCCTATTGGCGATTACGGTGCAGTGATGGGGGGCGCTGCGGGCGACGAGAT from Mycolicibacterium sp. YH-1 harbors:
- a CDS encoding N,N-dimethylformamidase beta subunit family domain-containing protein; protein product: MPTLAVRAYTDSLSYERGQTVSVHVSADAPVDIRLIRLQSSSASDTSLDHNVDWQHAGRYPASLQQTCVGSFLLGELSRLAPPSSGAVTLGAFVWSANHSSEPVQTLLSLSGGPALRLHHGHVALVDADDTLLVQGPRLADHQWHLVMATLTPTEARIVVTPEDPLRGVDANATASYAPGHIPLTGPVTVGARQGRAVVTAPGGAWGLAVESFNGKLEDPFVSTAALQETDAKALVRGDISIEQLELVAGWRLSFQHGDDPAVATALAPGQRPGVLVNGPGRGVTGRHFTGRSLDFTASPGEYAAVHFHSTDLFDAGWDSVLTADLPEDLASGVYAIVVENDHGSDTVPITVVPRPTDPRNKVLVVLPTFTYLAYANETLFNGLDSSAMTDKHVAIEEADLAHVGDASFGLSMYDTHPDGSGVMLSSARRHIVNMRRGYRMWLIDAGRSFSSDMYLIEWLARRGIDADVITDLEVHERGADYLEPYAAVISGSHPEYTSEEMLDALTDYRDNGGGLLYLGGNGWYWVTGVLSTSPLTVEIRRGHAGIRCWESYPGEITLMSTGLPGGLWRHRGRAPQELAGVGFAAQGWGRSEPYYLSNAAADPAWAWILDGVQEDPIGDYGAVMGGAAGDEIDRVDVALGTPPHAVVLASSRGHSNFYQRVLEEIGMNLPDHGGGQQDPEVHADIVYFRTPHGGEVFSTGSIAWSGSLLHANTNNGVSRMTENVITAFVSRRS